One Brassica napus cultivar Da-Ae chromosome C2, Da-Ae, whole genome shotgun sequence DNA window includes the following coding sequences:
- the LOC106385997 gene encoding pentatricopeptide repeat-containing protein At1g77360, mitochondrial — protein MAIIVLNNQSRFVSAKLYSTSGQVIDVAEVTKKISKVMMSSPQPILESALDQTGLRVSPEVAEDILNRFRNAGLLAYRFFQWSEKQRHYEHSVRAYHMMIESTAKIKQYKLMWDLINSMRKKKMLNVETFCIVMRKYARAQKVDEAVYAFNVMEKYDLAQNLAAFNGLLSALCKSKNVRKAQEIFETMRERFVPDSKTYSILLGGWGKEPNLPKAREVFREMIDAGCEPDVVTYSTMVDILCKAGRVDEALGVVRSMDSRICKPTSFIYSVLVHTYGTENRLEEAVETFLEMERSGVEADVAVFNSLIGAFCKANKIKNVYRVLKEMKSKGVTPNSKTCNIILRHLIECGEKDEAFDVFRKMIRVCEPDADTYTMMIKMFCEKKEMETANKVWRRMRKKGVFPSMHTFAVLINGLCEEGDTQRACVLLEEMIEMGIRPSGVTFGRLRQLLLKESRDDVVKFLNEKMNLLVNEPLCD, from the coding sequence ATGGCGATCATAGTTCTCAACAATCAATCAAGATTTGTATCTGCAAAGCTATATAGTACAAGTGGACAAGTCATTGACGTTGCGGAAGTAACAAagaaaatatccaaagtaatgaTGTCTTCTCCCCAACCGATTCTCGAATCAGCATTAGACCAAACCGGCTTAAGGGTCTCACCAGAAGTAGCAGAAGACATCCTCAACAGGTTCAGGAACGCTGGTCTGTTAGCATACAGATTCTTCCAGTGGTCCGAAAAGCAACGCCACTACGAACACAGCGTCCGTGCCTACCACATGATGATCGAATCCACGGCCAAGATAAAGCAGTACAAGCTCATGTGGGATCTCATCAACtcgatgaggaagaagaagatgttaaACGTGGAGACTTTCTGTATAGTGATGAGGAAGTACGCGAGGGCGCAGAAGGTGGACGAGGCGGTTTACGCGTTTAACGTGATGGAGAAGTATGATTTGGCGCAgaatcttgctgcttttaatggTTTGTTGAGTGCTTTGTGTAAGTCCAAGAACGTGAGGAAAGCTCAGGAGATCTTCGAGACGATGAGAGAGAGGTTTGTGCCTGACTCCAAAACTTATAGTATATTGCTTGGTGGATGGGGGAAAGAACCAAACTTGCCTAAGGCGAGAGAGGTGTTCAGGGAGATGATTGATGCTGGTTGCGAGCCTGATGTAGTGACTTACAGTACAATGGTTGATATATTGTGTAAAGCTGGAAGAGTCGATGAAGCTCTTGGGGTTGTGAGGAGTATGGATTCAAGGATCTGCAAGCCGACGAGTTTCATCTATAGTGTGCTTGTGCATACTTACGGAACAGAGAACCGTCTTGAAGAGGCTGTGGAGACGTTTCTAGAGATGGAGAGAAGTGGTGTAGAAGCAGATGTAGCGGTTTTTAACTCGTTGATAGGCGCGTTTTGCAAGGCGAATAAGATTAAGAATGTGTATAGGGTTTTGAAAGAGATGAAGAGTAAAGGTGTGACGCCTAACTCCAAGACATGTAACATCATTCTACGCCATCTGATAGAATGCGGTGAGAAAGACGAAGCGTTTGATGTGTTTAGGAAGATGATCAGAGTGTGTGAGCCAGATGCAGACACATACACGATGATGATAAAGATGTTTTgtgagaagaaagagatggagactGCTAATAAAGTGTGGAGGCGCATGAGGAAAAAGGGTGTTTTTCCGAGTATGCATACTTTTGCTGTTCTTATTAATGGGTTGTGCGAGGAGGGTGATACTCAAAGGGCTTGTGTTTTGTTGGAGGAGATGATTGAGATGGGGATTAGACCATCGGGTGTGACGTTTGGGAGATTAAGACAGCTGCTTTTGAAAGAGAGTAGAGATGATGTGGTCAAGTTTCTTAATGAGAAGATGAATCTTTTGGTCAATGAGCCTTTGTGTGATTGA
- the LOC106389615 gene encoding ubinuclein-2 isoform X3 — MDEPNPTTTDDASTPGESSKPSSPKLLTAGDRKLLKVELRQGETTYVSWKKLMKEASNSKGIGSSDSGLDPPPNANPNLESRIAPGPPAEGETADQPHSNRFNAVIEKIERLYMGRDSSDGEELDGAPDDDEYDTEDSFIDDVELDEYFEVDDAEIKHDGFFVNSGKLELIEPSTTTAIPNQKPKKRQRKESAKPCGDVADASRKQAKIAKTAGAKDQAAASRPSPKKKSNDSKTVQDSVLENVKHSDKANLQPRNSTSPKSKAAESSGALLLKCSNKGTHQQSDSQPNGLAKSTVARGNENNGTHDLGNATKRGGSNTVRPKTSSTLEKAFKELEKVVAESRPPAATENQDADTSSQAVKRRLPSNVKLKLAKVARLAQANQGSVSGELINRLMSIVGHLIQVRSLKRNLKIMIDSEDTANREKDTRFQLIKNEVSEMLKTQVPLMESQATNQEAGTSDDFQDVEKPPTKKRFVMDAALEDKLCDLYDIFVDGLDEDAGPQIRKLYANLAELWPKRLMDNHGIKRAICRAKERRRASNGDLGKEMDQGKITKRKQTQVVPKSEGTAAYPDKVSSSGDKTTGTVPSATTTSVVQITVDLSRDKSKQQHEKRKGASSSTEAKAGGRKTEKNVEESHLSTEKHLVLAPKQQTQTQAPP; from the exons ATGGATGAACCAAACCCCACCACAACAGACGACGCTTCTACTCCCGGCGAATCATCGAAGCCCTCCTCGCCGAAGCTATTAACCGCCGGTGATCGGAAATTACTGAAGGTGGAGCTAAGACAAGGGGAGACGACGTACGTTTCTTGGAAGAAGCTTATGAAGGAAGCTAGCAATAGCAAGGGGATTGGTTCGTCTGATTCGGGCCTTGACCCGCCTCCTAATGCTAACCCTAATCTCGAGTCTCGCATTGCACcc GGTCCACCAGCGGAAGGTGAAACGGCTGACCAACCTCATTCTAATCGTTTCAACGCTGTTATAGAGAAGATCGAGAGGCTCTACATG GGGAGAGATAGTAGTGATGGGGAAGAGTTAGATGGTGCTCCTGACGATGATGAGTATGACACTGAAGATTCATTCATTGATGACGTTGAATTG GATGAGTATTTTGAAGTTGATGATGCGGAAATTAAACATGATGGATTTTTTGTCAATAGCGGAAAGTTAGAGCTGAT TGAACCGTCAACAACTACAGCAATaccgaaccaaaaaccaaagAAAAGGCAAAGGAAAGAGTCAGCAAAACCTTGCGGAGATGTTGCTGATGCATCCAGAAAACAAGCCAAGATTGCTAAGACGGCTGGGGCGAAG GATCAAGCAGCTGCCTCTAGGCCCTCTCCGAAGAAAAAGTCCAATGATTCAAAGACAGTGCAGGATTCAGTTTTGGAAAATGTGAAGCATAGTGATAAAGCGAATCTTCAGCCAAGGAACTCCACAAGTCCAAAGTCAAAGGCAGCTGAATCTTCTGGCGCTCTTCTTCTGAAGTGCAGCAACAAAGGTACTCATCAACAATCTGATTCACAGCCAAATGGTTTGGCTAAATCAACAGTAGCCCGTGGGAATGAAAACAACGGCACTCATGACCTGGGCAACGCAACG AAAAGAGGGGGTTCTAATACTGTCAGGCCTAAGACCTCCTCCACACTTGAGAAAGCCTTCAAAGAATTGGAGAAGGTGGTTGCTGAAT CAAGGCCTCCTGCTGCCACTGAGAACCAAGATGCTGATACCTCATCCCAAGCAGTGAAGAGAAGATTGCCAAGCAACGTGAAATTGAAGCTTGCCAAAGTTGCTAGGCTTGCG CAGGCGAACCAAGGGAGTGTATCAGGAGAGTTAATCAATCGTCTCATGAGCATTGTTGGGCACCTAATACAAGTTAGATCGCTGAAG AGGAACTTGAAAATCATGATTGATTCCGAAGACACTGCAAATCGAGAAAAAGATACTAGATTTCAACTTATCAAGAATGAAGTTAGTGAGATGTTAAAAACACAAGTTCCATTGATGGAATCAcag GCAACTAATCAAGAAGCTGGAACATCAGACGATTTTCAGGATGTTGAAAAGCCACCTACAAAGAAGAGATTTGTCATGGATGCGGCGCTGGAGGACAAATTGTGTGACCTATATGACATCTTCGTTGAT GGATTGGATGAAGATGCAGGTCCACAGATCAGAAAGCTTTATGCAAAT TTAGCTGAACTCTGGCCAAAGAGGTTAATGGACAATCATGGGATCAAGCGTGCTATTTGCCGAGCAAAGGAAAGGCGGAGAGCATCGAATGGAGATCTTGGGAAGGAGATG GATCAAGGGAAGATAACGAAGAGGAAACAGACACAAGTTGTACCAAAATCAGAGGGTACTGCTGCTTATCCCGACAAGGTTTCAAGTAGTGGAGATAAAACAACAGGTACTGTCCCAAGCGCAACCACCACGTCCGTAGTCCAAATTACAGTGGACTTGTCCCGCGACAAGTCAAAGCAGCAACATGAGAAACGAAAGGGAGCCTCAAGCTCAACGGAAGCAAAGGCAGGCGGaagaaaaacagaaaagaaTGTAGAAGAATCTCACCTATCCACAGAGAAACATCTTGTTCTGGCTCCTAAGCAGCAGACACAAACACAGGCTCCACCGTAA
- the LOC106385998 gene encoding 1-aminocyclopropane-1-carboxylate oxidase 5 produces MAIPVIDFSKINGEEREKTLSEIAKACEEWGFFQLVNHGIPLELLNKVKKLASDCYKTEREEAFKTSTPVKLLNELLEKNSGEKLENVDWEDVFTLLDHNQNEWPSNTSGLKETMVEYREEVRKLASKMMEVMDENLGLPKGYIKKAFNEGMEDGEETAFFGTKVSHYPPCPHPELVNGLRSHTDAGGVVLLFQDDEYDGLQVLKDGEWIDVQPMPNAIVINTGDQIEVLSNGRYKSAWHRVLAREEGNRRSIASFYNPSYKAAIGPAAEEGSEKKYPKFVFGDYMDVYANQKFMPKEPRFLAVKTL; encoded by the exons ATGGCGATTCCTGTGATTGATTTCTCCAAGATCAATGGCGAAGAAAGGGAGAAAACACTCTCTGAAATCGCTAAAGCTTGCGAAGAATGGGGGTTTTTCCAG CTGGTGAACCATGGGATCCCATTGGAGCTTCTTAACAAGGTGAAGAAGCTGGCCTCAGATTGCtacaaaacagagagagaagaagcGTTCAAGACCTCAACTCCCGTGAAGCTACTCAACGAGTTGCTTGAGAAAAACTCTGGAGAGAAGCTCGAGAACGTTGACTGGGAAGATGTCTTCACTCTATTAGACCACAACCAAAACGAATGGCCATCCAACACTTCTGGCCTCAA agagacgATGGTAGAATACAGAGAAGAAGTGAGGAAACTAGCGAGCAAGATGATGGAAGTGATGGACGAGAACTTGGGTTTGCCTAAAGGTTACATAAAGAAAGCTTTTAACGAAGGCATGGAAGACGGAGAAGAGACGGCTTTCTTTGGAACCAAAGTTAGCCATTACCCACCTTGTCCTCATCCAGAGCTTGTCAATGGCCTTAGGTCTCATACCGATGCAGGAGGTGTCGTTTTGTTGTTCCAAGACGATGAGTACGATGGCCTTCAAGTGTTGAAAGATGGAGAGTGGATCGATGTTCAGCCGATGCCTAATGCTATTGTTATCAACACTGGTGATCAGATTGAAGTTCTTAGCAACGGAAG GTACAAGAGTGCATGGCACAGGGTGTTGGCGAGGGAGGAAGGAAACAGGAGGTCCATTGCTTCCTTCTACAATCCGTCGTACAAGGCGGCCATTGGGCCAGCGGCGGAGGAAGGAAGTGAGAAGAAGTATCCAAAGTTTGTGTTTGGAGATTATATGGATGTCTATGCAAACCAGAAGTTCATGCCTAAGGAGCCTCGTTTTCTTGCTGTGAAGACTCTCTAA
- the LOC106389615 gene encoding ubinuclein-2 isoform X4, translating to MDEPNPTTTDDASTPGESSKPSSPKLLTAGDRKLLKVELRQGETTYVSWKKLMKEASNSKGIGSSDSGLDPPPNANPNLESRIAPGPPAEGETADQPHSNRFNAVIEKIERLYMGRDSSDGEELDGAPDDDEYDTEDSFIDDVELDEYFEVDDAEIKHDGFFVNSGKLELIEPSTTTAIPNQKPKKRQRKESAKPCGDVADASRKQAKIAKTAGAKDQAAASRPSPKKKSNDSKTVQDSVLENVKHSDKANLQPRNSTSPKSKAAESSGALLLKCSNKGTHQQSDSQPNGLAKSTVARGNENNGTHDLGNATKRGGSNTVRPKTSSTLEKAFKELEKVVAESRPPAATENQDADTSSQAVKRRLPSNVKLKLAKVARLAANQGSVSGELINRLMSIVGHLIQVRSLKRNLKIMIDSEDTANREKDTRFQLIKNEVSEMLKTQVPLMESQATNQEAGTSDDFQDVEKPPTKKRFVMDAALEDKLCDLYDIFVDGLDEDAGPQIRKLYANLAELWPKRLMDNHGIKRAICRAKERRRASNGDLGKEMDQGKITKRKQTQVVPKSEGTAAYPDKVSSSGDKTTGTVPSATTTSVVQITVDLSRDKSKQQHEKRKGASSSTEAKAGGRKTEKNVEESHLSTEKHLVLAPKQQTQTQAPP from the exons ATGGATGAACCAAACCCCACCACAACAGACGACGCTTCTACTCCCGGCGAATCATCGAAGCCCTCCTCGCCGAAGCTATTAACCGCCGGTGATCGGAAATTACTGAAGGTGGAGCTAAGACAAGGGGAGACGACGTACGTTTCTTGGAAGAAGCTTATGAAGGAAGCTAGCAATAGCAAGGGGATTGGTTCGTCTGATTCGGGCCTTGACCCGCCTCCTAATGCTAACCCTAATCTCGAGTCTCGCATTGCACcc GGTCCACCAGCGGAAGGTGAAACGGCTGACCAACCTCATTCTAATCGTTTCAACGCTGTTATAGAGAAGATCGAGAGGCTCTACATG GGGAGAGATAGTAGTGATGGGGAAGAGTTAGATGGTGCTCCTGACGATGATGAGTATGACACTGAAGATTCATTCATTGATGACGTTGAATTG GATGAGTATTTTGAAGTTGATGATGCGGAAATTAAACATGATGGATTTTTTGTCAATAGCGGAAAGTTAGAGCTGAT TGAACCGTCAACAACTACAGCAATaccgaaccaaaaaccaaagAAAAGGCAAAGGAAAGAGTCAGCAAAACCTTGCGGAGATGTTGCTGATGCATCCAGAAAACAAGCCAAGATTGCTAAGACGGCTGGGGCGAAG GATCAAGCAGCTGCCTCTAGGCCCTCTCCGAAGAAAAAGTCCAATGATTCAAAGACAGTGCAGGATTCAGTTTTGGAAAATGTGAAGCATAGTGATAAAGCGAATCTTCAGCCAAGGAACTCCACAAGTCCAAAGTCAAAGGCAGCTGAATCTTCTGGCGCTCTTCTTCTGAAGTGCAGCAACAAAGGTACTCATCAACAATCTGATTCACAGCCAAATGGTTTGGCTAAATCAACAGTAGCCCGTGGGAATGAAAACAACGGCACTCATGACCTGGGCAACGCAACG AAAAGAGGGGGTTCTAATACTGTCAGGCCTAAGACCTCCTCCACACTTGAGAAAGCCTTCAAAGAATTGGAGAAGGTGGTTGCTGAAT CAAGGCCTCCTGCTGCCACTGAGAACCAAGATGCTGATACCTCATCCCAAGCAGTGAAGAGAAGATTGCCAAGCAACGTGAAATTGAAGCTTGCCAAAGTTGCTAGGCTTGCG GCGAACCAAGGGAGTGTATCAGGAGAGTTAATCAATCGTCTCATGAGCATTGTTGGGCACCTAATACAAGTTAGATCGCTGAAG AGGAACTTGAAAATCATGATTGATTCCGAAGACACTGCAAATCGAGAAAAAGATACTAGATTTCAACTTATCAAGAATGAAGTTAGTGAGATGTTAAAAACACAAGTTCCATTGATGGAATCAcag GCAACTAATCAAGAAGCTGGAACATCAGACGATTTTCAGGATGTTGAAAAGCCACCTACAAAGAAGAGATTTGTCATGGATGCGGCGCTGGAGGACAAATTGTGTGACCTATATGACATCTTCGTTGAT GGATTGGATGAAGATGCAGGTCCACAGATCAGAAAGCTTTATGCAAAT TTAGCTGAACTCTGGCCAAAGAGGTTAATGGACAATCATGGGATCAAGCGTGCTATTTGCCGAGCAAAGGAAAGGCGGAGAGCATCGAATGGAGATCTTGGGAAGGAGATG GATCAAGGGAAGATAACGAAGAGGAAACAGACACAAGTTGTACCAAAATCAGAGGGTACTGCTGCTTATCCCGACAAGGTTTCAAGTAGTGGAGATAAAACAACAGGTACTGTCCCAAGCGCAACCACCACGTCCGTAGTCCAAATTACAGTGGACTTGTCCCGCGACAAGTCAAAGCAGCAACATGAGAAACGAAAGGGAGCCTCAAGCTCAACGGAAGCAAAGGCAGGCGGaagaaaaacagaaaagaaTGTAGAAGAATCTCACCTATCCACAGAGAAACATCTTGTTCTGGCTCCTAAGCAGCAGACACAAACACAGGCTCCACCGTAA
- the LOC106389615 gene encoding ubinuclein-2 isoform X2 — MDEPNPTTTDDASTPGESSKPSSPKLLTAGDRKLLKVELRQGETTYVSWKKLMKEASNSKGIGSSDSGLDPPPNANPNLESRIAPGPPAEGETADQPHSNRFNAVIEKIERLYMGRDSSDGEELDGAPDDDEYDTEDSFIDDVELDEYFEVDDAEIKHDGFFVNSGKLELIEPSTTTAIPNQKPKKRQRKESAKPCGDVADASRKQAKIAKTAGAKVDQAAASRPSPKKKSNDSKTVQDSVLENVKHSDKANLQPRNSTSPKSKAAESSGALLLKCSNKGTHQQSDSQPNGLAKSTVARGNENNGTHDLGNATKRGGSNTVRPKTSSTLEKAFKELEKVVAESRPPAATENQDADTSSQAVKRRLPSNVKLKLAKVARLAANQGSVSGELINRLMSIVGHLIQVRSLKRNLKIMIDSEDTANREKDTRFQLIKNEVSEMLKTQVPLMESQATNQEAGTSDDFQDVEKPPTKKRFVMDAALEDKLCDLYDIFVDGLDEDAGPQIRKLYANLAELWPKRLMDNHGIKRAICRAKERRRASNGDLGKEMDQGKITKRKQTQVVPKSEGTAAYPDKVSSSGDKTTGTVPSATTTSVVQITVDLSRDKSKQQHEKRKGASSSTEAKAGGRKTEKNVEESHLSTEKHLVLAPKQQTQTQAPP, encoded by the exons ATGGATGAACCAAACCCCACCACAACAGACGACGCTTCTACTCCCGGCGAATCATCGAAGCCCTCCTCGCCGAAGCTATTAACCGCCGGTGATCGGAAATTACTGAAGGTGGAGCTAAGACAAGGGGAGACGACGTACGTTTCTTGGAAGAAGCTTATGAAGGAAGCTAGCAATAGCAAGGGGATTGGTTCGTCTGATTCGGGCCTTGACCCGCCTCCTAATGCTAACCCTAATCTCGAGTCTCGCATTGCACcc GGTCCACCAGCGGAAGGTGAAACGGCTGACCAACCTCATTCTAATCGTTTCAACGCTGTTATAGAGAAGATCGAGAGGCTCTACATG GGGAGAGATAGTAGTGATGGGGAAGAGTTAGATGGTGCTCCTGACGATGATGAGTATGACACTGAAGATTCATTCATTGATGACGTTGAATTG GATGAGTATTTTGAAGTTGATGATGCGGAAATTAAACATGATGGATTTTTTGTCAATAGCGGAAAGTTAGAGCTGAT TGAACCGTCAACAACTACAGCAATaccgaaccaaaaaccaaagAAAAGGCAAAGGAAAGAGTCAGCAAAACCTTGCGGAGATGTTGCTGATGCATCCAGAAAACAAGCCAAGATTGCTAAGACGGCTGGGGCGAAGGTA GATCAAGCAGCTGCCTCTAGGCCCTCTCCGAAGAAAAAGTCCAATGATTCAAAGACAGTGCAGGATTCAGTTTTGGAAAATGTGAAGCATAGTGATAAAGCGAATCTTCAGCCAAGGAACTCCACAAGTCCAAAGTCAAAGGCAGCTGAATCTTCTGGCGCTCTTCTTCTGAAGTGCAGCAACAAAGGTACTCATCAACAATCTGATTCACAGCCAAATGGTTTGGCTAAATCAACAGTAGCCCGTGGGAATGAAAACAACGGCACTCATGACCTGGGCAACGCAACG AAAAGAGGGGGTTCTAATACTGTCAGGCCTAAGACCTCCTCCACACTTGAGAAAGCCTTCAAAGAATTGGAGAAGGTGGTTGCTGAAT CAAGGCCTCCTGCTGCCACTGAGAACCAAGATGCTGATACCTCATCCCAAGCAGTGAAGAGAAGATTGCCAAGCAACGTGAAATTGAAGCTTGCCAAAGTTGCTAGGCTTGCG GCGAACCAAGGGAGTGTATCAGGAGAGTTAATCAATCGTCTCATGAGCATTGTTGGGCACCTAATACAAGTTAGATCGCTGAAG AGGAACTTGAAAATCATGATTGATTCCGAAGACACTGCAAATCGAGAAAAAGATACTAGATTTCAACTTATCAAGAATGAAGTTAGTGAGATGTTAAAAACACAAGTTCCATTGATGGAATCAcag GCAACTAATCAAGAAGCTGGAACATCAGACGATTTTCAGGATGTTGAAAAGCCACCTACAAAGAAGAGATTTGTCATGGATGCGGCGCTGGAGGACAAATTGTGTGACCTATATGACATCTTCGTTGAT GGATTGGATGAAGATGCAGGTCCACAGATCAGAAAGCTTTATGCAAAT TTAGCTGAACTCTGGCCAAAGAGGTTAATGGACAATCATGGGATCAAGCGTGCTATTTGCCGAGCAAAGGAAAGGCGGAGAGCATCGAATGGAGATCTTGGGAAGGAGATG GATCAAGGGAAGATAACGAAGAGGAAACAGACACAAGTTGTACCAAAATCAGAGGGTACTGCTGCTTATCCCGACAAGGTTTCAAGTAGTGGAGATAAAACAACAGGTACTGTCCCAAGCGCAACCACCACGTCCGTAGTCCAAATTACAGTGGACTTGTCCCGCGACAAGTCAAAGCAGCAACATGAGAAACGAAAGGGAGCCTCAAGCTCAACGGAAGCAAAGGCAGGCGGaagaaaaacagaaaagaaTGTAGAAGAATCTCACCTATCCACAGAGAAACATCTTGTTCTGGCTCCTAAGCAGCAGACACAAACACAGGCTCCACCGTAA
- the LOC106389615 gene encoding ubinuclein-2 isoform X1, with amino-acid sequence MDEPNPTTTDDASTPGESSKPSSPKLLTAGDRKLLKVELRQGETTYVSWKKLMKEASNSKGIGSSDSGLDPPPNANPNLESRIAPGPPAEGETADQPHSNRFNAVIEKIERLYMGRDSSDGEELDGAPDDDEYDTEDSFIDDVELDEYFEVDDAEIKHDGFFVNSGKLELIEPSTTTAIPNQKPKKRQRKESAKPCGDVADASRKQAKIAKTAGAKVDQAAASRPSPKKKSNDSKTVQDSVLENVKHSDKANLQPRNSTSPKSKAAESSGALLLKCSNKGTHQQSDSQPNGLAKSTVARGNENNGTHDLGNATKRGGSNTVRPKTSSTLEKAFKELEKVVAESRPPAATENQDADTSSQAVKRRLPSNVKLKLAKVARLAQANQGSVSGELINRLMSIVGHLIQVRSLKRNLKIMIDSEDTANREKDTRFQLIKNEVSEMLKTQVPLMESQATNQEAGTSDDFQDVEKPPTKKRFVMDAALEDKLCDLYDIFVDGLDEDAGPQIRKLYANLAELWPKRLMDNHGIKRAICRAKERRRASNGDLGKEMDQGKITKRKQTQVVPKSEGTAAYPDKVSSSGDKTTGTVPSATTTSVVQITVDLSRDKSKQQHEKRKGASSSTEAKAGGRKTEKNVEESHLSTEKHLVLAPKQQTQTQAPP; translated from the exons ATGGATGAACCAAACCCCACCACAACAGACGACGCTTCTACTCCCGGCGAATCATCGAAGCCCTCCTCGCCGAAGCTATTAACCGCCGGTGATCGGAAATTACTGAAGGTGGAGCTAAGACAAGGGGAGACGACGTACGTTTCTTGGAAGAAGCTTATGAAGGAAGCTAGCAATAGCAAGGGGATTGGTTCGTCTGATTCGGGCCTTGACCCGCCTCCTAATGCTAACCCTAATCTCGAGTCTCGCATTGCACcc GGTCCACCAGCGGAAGGTGAAACGGCTGACCAACCTCATTCTAATCGTTTCAACGCTGTTATAGAGAAGATCGAGAGGCTCTACATG GGGAGAGATAGTAGTGATGGGGAAGAGTTAGATGGTGCTCCTGACGATGATGAGTATGACACTGAAGATTCATTCATTGATGACGTTGAATTG GATGAGTATTTTGAAGTTGATGATGCGGAAATTAAACATGATGGATTTTTTGTCAATAGCGGAAAGTTAGAGCTGAT TGAACCGTCAACAACTACAGCAATaccgaaccaaaaaccaaagAAAAGGCAAAGGAAAGAGTCAGCAAAACCTTGCGGAGATGTTGCTGATGCATCCAGAAAACAAGCCAAGATTGCTAAGACGGCTGGGGCGAAGGTA GATCAAGCAGCTGCCTCTAGGCCCTCTCCGAAGAAAAAGTCCAATGATTCAAAGACAGTGCAGGATTCAGTTTTGGAAAATGTGAAGCATAGTGATAAAGCGAATCTTCAGCCAAGGAACTCCACAAGTCCAAAGTCAAAGGCAGCTGAATCTTCTGGCGCTCTTCTTCTGAAGTGCAGCAACAAAGGTACTCATCAACAATCTGATTCACAGCCAAATGGTTTGGCTAAATCAACAGTAGCCCGTGGGAATGAAAACAACGGCACTCATGACCTGGGCAACGCAACG AAAAGAGGGGGTTCTAATACTGTCAGGCCTAAGACCTCCTCCACACTTGAGAAAGCCTTCAAAGAATTGGAGAAGGTGGTTGCTGAAT CAAGGCCTCCTGCTGCCACTGAGAACCAAGATGCTGATACCTCATCCCAAGCAGTGAAGAGAAGATTGCCAAGCAACGTGAAATTGAAGCTTGCCAAAGTTGCTAGGCTTGCG CAGGCGAACCAAGGGAGTGTATCAGGAGAGTTAATCAATCGTCTCATGAGCATTGTTGGGCACCTAATACAAGTTAGATCGCTGAAG AGGAACTTGAAAATCATGATTGATTCCGAAGACACTGCAAATCGAGAAAAAGATACTAGATTTCAACTTATCAAGAATGAAGTTAGTGAGATGTTAAAAACACAAGTTCCATTGATGGAATCAcag GCAACTAATCAAGAAGCTGGAACATCAGACGATTTTCAGGATGTTGAAAAGCCACCTACAAAGAAGAGATTTGTCATGGATGCGGCGCTGGAGGACAAATTGTGTGACCTATATGACATCTTCGTTGAT GGATTGGATGAAGATGCAGGTCCACAGATCAGAAAGCTTTATGCAAAT TTAGCTGAACTCTGGCCAAAGAGGTTAATGGACAATCATGGGATCAAGCGTGCTATTTGCCGAGCAAAGGAAAGGCGGAGAGCATCGAATGGAGATCTTGGGAAGGAGATG GATCAAGGGAAGATAACGAAGAGGAAACAGACACAAGTTGTACCAAAATCAGAGGGTACTGCTGCTTATCCCGACAAGGTTTCAAGTAGTGGAGATAAAACAACAGGTACTGTCCCAAGCGCAACCACCACGTCCGTAGTCCAAATTACAGTGGACTTGTCCCGCGACAAGTCAAAGCAGCAACATGAGAAACGAAAGGGAGCCTCAAGCTCAACGGAAGCAAAGGCAGGCGGaagaaaaacagaaaagaaTGTAGAAGAATCTCACCTATCCACAGAGAAACATCTTGTTCTGGCTCCTAAGCAGCAGACACAAACACAGGCTCCACCGTAA
- the LOC125582299 gene encoding auxin-responsive protein IAA9-like, translating into MDGAPYLKKVDLRSYTNYMEFSSALEKMFTTFTLGQCGSNRATWKDKLCETKLKDILYGKDYVLTYEDKDGDWMRAGDVPLEMFIDVCKKLKIMKGCNAIGLAAAPRAMEKSKMRA; encoded by the exons ATGGATGGTGCTCCTTATCTAAAGAAAGTTGACCTGAGGAGCTACACTAACTACATGGAGTTTTCTTCAGCCTTGGAGAAAATGTTCACCACTTTTACTCTTG GTCAATGTGGATCTAACAGAGCTACATGGAAGGATAAGCTCTGTGAGACCAAACTCAAGGATATTCTGTATGGAAAAGACTATGTACTCACTTATGAAGACAAGGATGGAGATTGGATGCGTGCTGGAGATGTTCCATTGGA GATGTTTATTGATGTCTGCAAGAAGCTGAAGATAATGAAAGGCTGTAATGCCATTGGATtag CTGCAGCTCCGAGAGCAATGGAGAAATCGAAGATGAGAGCTTAA